Proteins from a single region of Aureibacter tunicatorum:
- a CDS encoding type III pantothenate kinase has translation MKNYCIDVGNTFTKLGVFEAGELRSVKSVDNLKSLKSLINGDLDVAKNYIVSSVGADSLQISKELELDLSRLHHLKWNMPLPIKLEYETPNTLGADRIASACGAKKLFPDSNLLVIDAGTCITYDFIDSQGSFWGGGISPGLSLRAKALHNFTSRLPMVEISSEPKLVGTSTKTAIESGVFNGFKAEIKGIISEYRKKFGDLKIILCGGDSKWFDPDRDIFVIPELVLIGLDSILTYNVNQKK, from the coding sequence ATGAAGAATTATTGCATTGACGTTGGTAATACTTTTACAAAGTTGGGAGTGTTTGAGGCAGGAGAGTTGAGGTCTGTCAAAAGCGTCGATAATTTGAAAAGTTTGAAATCTTTAATCAATGGCGATCTTGATGTTGCAAAAAATTATATTGTTAGTTCTGTAGGTGCTGATTCGCTCCAGATTTCAAAAGAATTAGAACTTGATTTGTCAAGACTGCATCATTTGAAATGGAATATGCCATTGCCAATCAAGCTTGAGTATGAGACGCCAAATACGCTTGGAGCTGATCGAATAGCTTCTGCTTGCGGCGCAAAAAAGCTTTTCCCGGATTCTAATTTACTTGTTATAGATGCTGGGACGTGTATCACCTATGATTTTATAGACTCACAAGGTTCGTTTTGGGGAGGAGGAATATCGCCAGGACTATCGCTGAGAGCTAAGGCATTGCATAATTTTACTTCTCGTTTGCCTATGGTTGAGATTTCTTCTGAGCCCAAGCTTGTGGGAACTTCTACAAAAACGGCAATTGAAAGCGGTGTATTTAATGGTTTTAAAGCTGAAATTAAGGGGATTATTAGTGAGTATCGTAAAAAATTCGGAGATTTGAAGATAATTCTTTGCGGAGGTGATTCGAAATGGTTCGATCCTGATAGAGATATATTTGTAATACCTGAATTGGTTTTAATAGGTTTAGATTCAATATTAACATATAATGTCAATCAAAAAAAATAA
- a CDS encoding anhydro-N-acetylmuramic acid kinase: protein MKKHQIIGTMSGTSLDGLDIACCEFWKNIDGLWQYKILNTATAEYNQYWIDKLSKARFLSGLDLSLLDIELGNYFGSLISNFIQSHNLDPELIASHGHTVFHQPEKGLTLQIASGNCIMAQTQTTVINDFRSMDVAFGGQGAPLVPVGDYYLYHNYDACLNLGGIANLSYSLEEKSAVAYDICFCNIILNKLANLADKKYDAEGKMAASGKLIDKLFRSLESLEYYKLNPPKSLGIEWIEKNIFPIIEEYACANQNMINNLLRTVTEHIAERVNYEFEVLKAKHHQKDTLNVLVSGGGAHNKFLFQTMNLLGNPLGIEYHLADSDTTNFKEAIVFAFLGLLRSLGEDNIWASVTGAKYNTCSGMVHNH from the coding sequence ATGAAAAAGCACCAAATCATTGGCACTATGTCAGGCACTTCACTTGATGGGCTGGATATCGCCTGTTGCGAATTTTGGAAAAATATTGATGGGCTTTGGCAATACAAAATATTGAATACTGCGACTGCTGAATACAACCAATATTGGATAGACAAACTATCAAAAGCCAGATTTTTATCCGGTCTGGACTTGTCCTTGCTGGATATTGAACTAGGAAATTATTTTGGCTCGCTTATCTCCAACTTTATTCAATCTCATAATCTTGATCCAGAATTAATCGCTTCTCATGGTCATACAGTCTTTCATCAGCCTGAAAAAGGACTAACTCTTCAAATAGCTTCAGGCAACTGCATCATGGCTCAAACGCAAACAACAGTGATCAATGATTTCAGAAGCATGGATGTTGCTTTCGGAGGTCAAGGAGCTCCCCTTGTGCCAGTTGGCGACTATTACCTTTATCATAATTATGACGCTTGCCTAAACTTGGGAGGCATTGCGAACTTAAGCTACTCCTTGGAAGAAAAAAGCGCTGTCGCATATGATATATGCTTCTGCAATATCATTCTTAACAAACTTGCCAACCTCGCGGATAAAAAATACGATGCAGAAGGAAAAATGGCGGCATCTGGAAAACTCATTGACAAGTTGTTTCGTTCATTAGAAAGTTTGGAATACTATAAATTAAATCCACCTAAATCTTTAGGAATTGAATGGATTGAAAAAAACATCTTTCCAATCATTGAAGAATATGCTTGTGCTAATCAAAATATGATCAATAATTTATTGAGAACAGTAACAGAGCATATTGCTGAAAGAGTTAATTATGAGTTTGAAGTATTGAAAGCCAAGCATCATCAAAAAGACACTTTGAACGTGCTTGTCTCAGGAGGAGGAGCTCACAACAAATTCTTGTTTCAAACTATGAATTTACTTGGAAATCCATTAGGAATCGAATATCATTTGGCGGATTCTGACACTACAAATTTCAAAGAAGCCATTGTCTTTGCTTTTCTAGGATTACTAAGAAGCTTGGGAGAAGACAATATTTGGGCCAGTGTGACTGGCGCAAAGTATAATACTTGCAGTGGAATGGTACATAATCATTAA